A genomic region of Xanthomonas fragariae contains the following coding sequences:
- a CDS encoding CopD family protein, translating to MSLYLWIKTFHLLFVIAWMAAVFYLPRILVNIAEAGAEPAVRTQLVLMGRRLYKFGHSMLGLALVLGAVLWQGYRVIPDFPTMGPGGWLHAKLFAVALILAHYIVSGRWLNGVDRGRSLPTGRALRLFNEVPVVLLVGVIWLVLAKPF from the coding sequence ATGAGCCTGTATTTGTGGATCAAGACCTTCCATCTGTTGTTCGTCATCGCCTGGATGGCTGCGGTGTTCTATCTGCCGCGCATCCTGGTCAATATCGCCGAGGCCGGGGCCGAACCTGCGGTGCGCACGCAGCTGGTGCTGATGGGGCGTCGTCTCTACAAGTTCGGCCACAGCATGCTGGGCCTGGCGCTAGTGCTGGGAGCGGTGCTGTGGCAGGGTTATCGAGTGATTCCGGACTTCCCGACGATGGGTCCCGGCGGCTGGCTGCACGCAAAACTGTTTGCGGTGGCGCTGATCCTGGCGCATTACATCGTGTCCGGACGCTGGTTGAATGGCGTCGATCGAGGACGCTCCTTGCCCACCGGCCGCGCGCTGCGGCTGTTCAACGAAGTGCCGGTGGTGTTGTTGGTCGGCGTGATCTGGCTGGTGCTGGCCAAGCCGTTTTGA